The Lactobacillus sp. ESL0680 genome has a segment encoding these proteins:
- a CDS encoding amino acid permease translates to MKLWQTMNRKEDPNIYQEKDGHLVRTLKVRDFLALGVGTIVSTSIFTLPGEVAALHTGPAVAISCVIASIVAGLVAFAYAEMAAAMPFAGSVYSWINVVFGEFWGWISGWALLAEYLIGMAFVSSGLSANLRALIAPLGWKLPAALANPLGVNGGVVDLVALIAIMLAAILVSFGVSKASRVENVLVVVKVLAIVLFVVVGLTAIKAANFVPFIPHYRPTAHGPFGGWQGIYAGVSMIYISFLGFDTIASNSAEAINPQKTMPRGIIGSLLIAVVLFVAVSLVLVGMVPYHQYLNSAEPVGYALRQTGHGGVAIIVQSVAVLGMFTALIGLCMASSRLVYSFGRDGMLPKKLGKLNQDRRPATALWTVAIISIIISAFIPFAFLTQLVSAGTLIAFMFVSIGIYRLRPREGHDIADPAFKMPLYPVLPFLAFLGSFAVFLGLDNQAKEYMLVWTIVGIIIYYLYGMHHSAMNKQ, encoded by the coding sequence TTGAAGCTTTGGCAAACTATGAATCGTAAGGAAGACCCTAATATTTATCAAGAAAAAGATGGTCATTTGGTACGAACCTTAAAAGTTCGCGACTTCTTGGCTCTTGGTGTTGGAACAATTGTTTCCACCTCAATCTTCACGCTGCCAGGAGAAGTTGCGGCACTACATACGGGACCAGCGGTTGCTATCTCTTGTGTTATTGCCTCAATTGTTGCCGGACTAGTAGCTTTTGCTTATGCCGAAATGGCTGCAGCAATGCCGTTTGCCGGGTCAGTCTATTCATGGATTAATGTCGTCTTTGGCGAATTTTGGGGCTGGATTTCTGGCTGGGCACTTTTGGCCGAATATTTAATTGGTATGGCCTTTGTTAGTTCAGGCTTATCAGCTAACTTGCGGGCACTGATTGCCCCATTAGGCTGGAAGCTGCCGGCAGCCTTAGCCAACCCACTAGGTGTTAATGGCGGTGTAGTTGACCTGGTAGCTCTGATTGCCATCATGCTTGCCGCAATTTTAGTCAGTTTTGGGGTATCCAAGGCATCCCGTGTTGAAAACGTCTTAGTTGTTGTTAAAGTTCTGGCAATCGTACTCTTTGTTGTTGTCGGTTTAACAGCAATTAAGGCTGCCAATTTCGTGCCGTTCATCCCGCATTATCGTCCTACCGCACACGGACCATTCGGCGGCTGGCAGGGAATTTATGCCGGTGTCTCAATGATTTATATTTCTTTCTTGGGCTTTGACACAATCGCCTCTAATTCTGCCGAAGCAATTAACCCGCAAAAAACTATGCCTCGCGGAATTATTGGTTCCTTATTAATTGCCGTTGTCTTGTTTGTCGCTGTGAGCTTGGTACTTGTCGGCATGGTTCCCTACCACCAATACCTTAACTCTGCCGAACCTGTCGGCTATGCTTTGCGCCAAACCGGTCATGGCGGTGTTGCAATCATTGTTCAATCCGTCGCAGTTTTGGGTATGTTTACCGCCTTAATTGGTTTATGTATGGCAAGTTCACGACTAGTCTATTCTTTTGGTCGTGACGGCATGTTGCCAAAGAAACTGGGCAAGCTTAATCAGGACCGCCGCCCAGCAACGGCATTATGGACAGTAGCGATTATTTCCATTATTATTTCTGCTTTCATTCCCTTCGCCTTTTTAACTCAATTAGTATCTGCGGGAACGTTAATTGCCTTTATGTTTGTGTCAATTGGTATTTATCGCTTACGACCACGCGAAGGTCACGACATTGCCGATCCAGCATTTAAAATGCCGCTTTATCCGGTTTTGCCATTTCTCGCATTCTTAGGCTCATTTGCGGTCTTCTTAGGTTTGGATAATCAAGCAAAGGAGTACATGCTAGTTTGGACAATAGTTGGTATCATTATCTATTACCTCTATGGCATGCACCATTCCGCAATGAACAAACAATAG